A single genomic interval of Antarcticibacterium arcticum harbors:
- a CDS encoding ABC transporter ATP-binding protein, which translates to MLTINSLSKSFDKGKSYALNKVSFKLEQGDICAVVGESGSGKTTLVRLIAGLERPDHGTIELNGEVVSSLKKLVPPEKRKIGLVFQEYALFPHLTLLENVLYGISKQKNKQERAREVLELVGLTSMENRYPHQLSGGQQQRVALARALAPNPSLLILDEPFSNLDAMLRMQLRSQVFEIIKKTGVTAIFVTHDTQDALSVADEILILQKGEVVQKDEAANLYIKPNSVYVASLFGTTIQLNKALQTAFECPLNANCCHAIRNESLTINSDCEYVTHASVLKKTFLGDNIQLLLKLDNGEQLTVLTKERNIEEKITIGFNSKDVLEFSS; encoded by the coding sequence ATGTTAACCATTAACTCGCTTTCCAAAAGTTTTGATAAGGGCAAAAGTTATGCGCTTAACAAAGTTTCCTTCAAATTGGAGCAAGGGGATATATGTGCCGTAGTGGGGGAGAGTGGAAGTGGAAAAACCACCCTTGTAAGACTCATTGCAGGCCTTGAAAGGCCTGATCATGGTACCATAGAACTAAACGGTGAGGTAGTTTCTTCATTAAAAAAACTGGTCCCACCCGAAAAAAGAAAAATTGGCCTTGTTTTCCAGGAATATGCCTTATTCCCTCACTTGACCCTTTTGGAGAATGTGCTTTATGGAATATCCAAACAAAAAAATAAACAGGAACGTGCCCGGGAAGTACTTGAATTGGTAGGCTTAACCTCTATGGAGAACCGTTATCCACATCAACTCTCTGGCGGGCAGCAACAGCGGGTAGCACTGGCAAGGGCGTTGGCTCCCAATCCTTCATTGCTTATCCTGGACGAACCTTTCAGCAATCTTGATGCTATGTTGCGTATGCAGTTGCGCAGCCAGGTTTTTGAGATCATCAAGAAAACCGGGGTTACCGCTATTTTTGTTACGCATGATACTCAGGATGCCCTTTCTGTTGCCGATGAGATCCTGATTCTTCAGAAAGGCGAAGTTGTTCAAAAAGATGAGGCCGCCAATTTATATATTAAACCAAATTCTGTGTATGTTGCCTCTTTATTTGGCACCACCATTCAGCTGAATAAAGCATTGCAAACGGCATTTGAATGTCCTTTGAATGCCAATTGTTGCCATGCCATAAGAAATGAGAGCCTCACTATTAATTCAGATTGTGAGTACGTAACCCACGCAAGTGTGCTTAAAAAGACATTTTTGGGAGATAATATTCAGTTATTGCTGAAACTTGATAACGGGGAGCAACTTACAGTACTTACCAAGGAAAGAAATATTGAAGAAAAGATCACCATAGGATTCAATTCCAAAGACGTTCTTGAATTTTCTTCCTGA
- the guaB gene encoding IMP dehydrogenase: MTAHDSKIIGEGLTYDDVLLVPAYSEILPREVSIRSKFTKNIPINVPIVSAAMDTVTESKMAIAMAREGGIGVLHKNMTIEQQAVKVRKVKRAESGMIIDPVTLPLTAKVKDAKQNMQEHSIGGIPVIDEEGKLLGIVTNRDLRFEKNESRPISEVMTSQNLVTVAEGTSMDEAEEILQQHKIEKLPVVNKDKKLVGLITFRDITKLTQKPIANKDSFGRLRVAAAIGVTGDALERAEALVQAGVDAVIIDTAHGHTKGVVNILKEIKRNFPDLEVVVGNIATAEAAKYLVKAGADAVKVGIGPGSICTTRVVAGVGFPQFSAVLEVAAAIKGSGIPVIADGGIRYTGDIPKAIAAGADCVMLGSLLAGTKESPGETIIFEGRKFKSYRGMGSVEAMKKGSKDRYFQDVEDDIKKLVPEGIVGRVPYKGDLEESIHQFIGGLRAGMGYCGAKDIETLKETGKFVKITSAGIHESHPHNVTITQESPNYSR, from the coding sequence ATGACTGCACACGATTCCAAAATTATAGGCGAAGGATTAACGTATGATGATGTTCTGCTTGTCCCTGCTTATTCTGAAATTCTGCCCCGCGAAGTAAGTATTCGCTCAAAATTCACTAAAAATATTCCTATCAATGTTCCTATAGTTTCTGCGGCTATGGATACTGTGACCGAAAGTAAAATGGCTATAGCCATGGCGCGCGAAGGTGGTATTGGGGTGTTACATAAAAATATGACCATTGAGCAGCAGGCGGTAAAGGTTAGGAAAGTTAAGCGGGCAGAGAGCGGAATGATCATAGATCCTGTTACGCTACCCTTAACCGCGAAGGTGAAGGATGCCAAACAAAATATGCAGGAACACAGCATTGGAGGGATTCCTGTAATTGATGAAGAAGGAAAGCTTCTTGGAATCGTGACCAACCGTGACCTTCGATTCGAAAAAAATGAGAGCAGGCCTATTTCAGAGGTGATGACATCGCAAAATCTTGTCACCGTTGCAGAAGGGACATCGATGGATGAAGCTGAGGAGATCCTGCAACAACACAAAATTGAAAAACTTCCTGTTGTAAATAAGGATAAGAAACTTGTGGGTTTGATCACCTTCCGGGATATTACAAAACTCACCCAAAAACCAATCGCCAATAAAGATTCCTTCGGAAGGTTACGCGTCGCGGCGGCAATTGGAGTAACCGGAGATGCTCTTGAACGTGCCGAAGCTTTAGTGCAGGCAGGAGTAGATGCGGTGATCATTGATACTGCCCACGGCCATACTAAAGGAGTGGTAAATATTTTAAAAGAAATTAAAAGGAATTTCCCCGATCTTGAAGTGGTAGTAGGAAATATAGCTACTGCCGAAGCAGCTAAATACCTGGTAAAAGCCGGTGCCGATGCGGTGAAGGTGGGAATAGGCCCTGGATCTATTTGTACCACAAGAGTGGTTGCAGGAGTTGGTTTTCCGCAATTCTCGGCAGTACTTGAAGTAGCAGCTGCCATCAAGGGAAGTGGTATTCCTGTAATTGCAGATGGGGGAATACGTTACACAGGAGATATTCCCAAAGCAATTGCCGCGGGAGCAGATTGTGTGATGCTGGGATCATTGCTTGCAGGTACAAAAGAATCCCCGGGCGAAACCATCATATTTGAAGGAAGAAAATTTAAATCTTACCGCGGCATGGGATCTGTTGAAGCTATGAAAAAAGGTTCAAAAGACAGGTATTTCCAGGACGTTGAAGATGACATTAAAAAACTGGTCCCTGAAGGTATCGTTGGCCGGGTTCCTTATAAAGGAGACCTGGAGGAAAGTATTCATCAATTTATTGGTGGGCTGCGTGCAGGAATGGGATATTGCGGTGCAAAGGATATTGAAACTTTAAAAGAGACCGGTAAATTTGTAAAAATAACATCGGCGGGAATTCACGAGAGTCATCCACATAATGTGACCATAACTCAGGAATCTCCGAATTACAGCAGATAA
- a CDS encoding OmpH family outer membrane protein encodes MKKYILIFLVFLTGMSTQAQTKVGTIDAEFILSQLPEITTVEEGLKNYNTELQGELQKTIKSYEDQIADYQATNATLSDEDKATKENEIIALENDIKNFRQKASVLLQMRRNELTQPLYVKIDAAMKEVIAEQKYTQIINASANALAFADPAYDITDAVLGKLGIKVTN; translated from the coding sequence ATGAAAAAATACATTTTAATTTTTCTGGTTTTTTTAACCGGAATGAGCACCCAGGCTCAAACAAAAGTAGGCACTATAGATGCAGAATTTATCCTGTCTCAGTTACCTGAGATCACCACTGTTGAAGAAGGCCTGAAAAACTACAATACCGAGCTGCAGGGAGAACTGCAAAAGACCATTAAGAGCTACGAAGACCAGATTGCCGATTATCAGGCTACCAATGCAACCTTATCTGATGAAGATAAAGCTACAAAGGAAAATGAAATCATTGCTCTTGAAAACGATATTAAGAATTTCAGGCAAAAGGCTTCTGTACTATTACAAATGAGACGTAATGAGCTTACCCAACCATTATATGTAAAGATTGATGCAGCTATGAAGGAGGTTATTGCTGAACAAAAATACACCCAGATCATCAATGCGAGTGCAAATGCCCTTGCCTTTGCAGATCCTGCATATGATATTACAGATGCAGTTCTTGGGAAGTTGGGAATTAAAGTAACCAATTAA
- a CDS encoding SRPBCC family protein: protein MKFSHQILIDLPREEVINKMEDPANYKHWQRGFISYKHLSGLQGEEGSRSILKYQMGKREISMVETILKRVYPKKFHATYEAPGVFNIQKNYFEEEPENKTMWIADSEFQFSGFMKLIGTFMPGSFKKQSLQFMQDFKSFAEEGKSVLHN, encoded by the coding sequence ATGAAATTTTCTCACCAAATTTTGATAGATCTTCCACGGGAGGAAGTCATCAATAAAATGGAGGACCCGGCCAATTATAAACACTGGCAACGCGGTTTTATTTCCTATAAACACCTTAGCGGTTTACAGGGGGAGGAAGGGTCGCGCTCCATACTTAAATACCAAATGGGGAAAAGGGAGATCTCAATGGTTGAAACAATTCTTAAAAGGGTGTATCCTAAAAAATTTCATGCCACCTATGAAGCCCCGGGGGTATTTAATATTCAGAAAAATTATTTTGAAGAAGAACCCGAAAATAAAACCATGTGGATTGCCGACAGCGAATTTCAATTTTCGGGTTTTATGAAATTAATAGGTACTTTTATGCCGGGATCTTTTAAAAAACAATCCCTGCAATTCATGCAGGATTTTAAATCCTTTGCTGAAGAAGGTAAAAGCGTCCTGCACAACTAA
- a CDS encoding peptidyl-prolyl cis-trans isomerase has product MKKHSFKIFLALGSLFLTGCDYFEKEEEREVIARVNESYLYREDVEALVDESISPEDSVLIVSNFITRWATQQLLIDKAKYNLSLRQQQEFDELVRNYRNELYTKAYADALVSKQLDTAFNQSEVEAYYEEHLESFKLNEDLVKLRFINLYKNNIDLQDIQRMFRRFNDKDKQELDKIALQFKAYSFNDSVWVSAKSVYSKIGPLNDSNKGQLLKKSNFLQLEDSLEVYLVFVNDVLLRNEQAPLEYANPTIKQILLNKRKAGLIKELEKDITRDAIENKQFEIYN; this is encoded by the coding sequence ATGAAAAAACACAGCTTTAAAATTTTTCTTGCTCTTGGCAGTCTTTTTCTTACCGGCTGCGACTATTTTGAAAAGGAAGAGGAAAGGGAAGTGATAGCCCGTGTGAATGAAAGTTACCTTTACAGAGAAGATGTGGAAGCGCTGGTAGATGAAAGCATATCACCGGAAGATAGTGTGCTTATTGTTTCAAATTTTATAACCCGTTGGGCAACTCAGCAATTATTAATTGATAAAGCAAAGTATAACCTGAGTTTAAGGCAGCAACAGGAATTTGACGAGCTGGTGCGTAATTACAGAAACGAGTTGTACACCAAGGCCTATGCAGATGCTTTGGTATCAAAACAATTGGATACAGCTTTTAATCAAAGTGAGGTGGAGGCGTATTACGAGGAACATTTGGAAAGTTTTAAACTTAATGAGGATCTCGTAAAATTAAGGTTTATAAATCTTTATAAGAATAATATAGATTTACAGGATATTCAACGAATGTTTCGGCGGTTTAATGATAAAGACAAACAGGAACTGGATAAAATTGCCCTGCAGTTTAAAGCCTATTCCTTCAATGATTCGGTTTGGGTAAGTGCCAAATCTGTTTACTCTAAAATTGGACCTCTTAATGACTCAAATAAAGGGCAGTTATTAAAAAAATCCAATTTTCTTCAGCTTGAAGATTCATTAGAAGTATATTTGGTTTTTGTAAATGATGTTTTATTGCGAAATGAACAGGCACCACTGGAATATGCCAATCCCACCATTAAACAAATCCTTCTTAACAAAAGAAAAGCAGGCTTAATAAAAGAATTAGAAAAAGATATAACACGAGATGCAATTGAAAACAAACAATTTGAAATTTATAATTAA
- a CDS encoding peptidylprolyl isomerase, which translates to MQLKTNNLKFIIKGFSLLVFFAGLTQQNFAQQVVVTDSTAIQPKTEIAEVQLQKGNVQRYKVDGIAGVVGAYVVLDSDVDMMYQDLKSQGVSTANITDCELFGSLLENKLYAHHAIQDSIIVSNAELSNQVDQQISQMVGQIGSMEKVLTFYKRETEAEFRSELLEINKQRELATRMQQKIIEGVEVTPDEVRSYFESIPKDELPVFGDEVEIAQIVIKPEIPQSEKQKIIARLHEMREDVIDNGASFNTKAVLYSQDPGSSKDGGRMIISRKDGLDKDFKDTAFSLQEGEISEPFESQFGFHIIKVDRVIGQNLEIRHILLIPDVTQATMDKARKQLDSLRNRIIAKEITFAEAAKKYSDEEETAANSGRLINPTTGDTRLELTKTPPEIYDQVVNLKEGEVSLILTDQDRTGRAFFKIITVNKRFREHTADFAQDYMKIQDLALRSKQMDVIEKWQKEKISDTYIKINGKYRNCEFSSNWLKK; encoded by the coding sequence ATGCAATTGAAAACAAACAATTTGAAATTTATAATTAAGGGTTTTAGCCTACTGGTATTTTTTGCAGGTTTAACTCAGCAAAACTTTGCACAGCAGGTTGTGGTGACAGACAGTACTGCAATCCAGCCTAAAACTGAAATAGCCGAAGTTCAACTCCAGAAAGGAAATGTTCAACGTTACAAAGTTGATGGGATTGCCGGAGTTGTAGGTGCCTATGTGGTTCTTGACAGTGATGTTGATATGATGTATCAGGATTTGAAAAGTCAGGGTGTTTCTACTGCTAATATTACAGATTGTGAACTGTTCGGTAGTTTGCTGGAAAACAAGTTGTACGCCCATCACGCCATTCAGGATAGTATAATTGTTTCCAATGCTGAACTTTCAAACCAGGTAGACCAACAAATCTCTCAAATGGTAGGTCAAATTGGTTCTATGGAAAAAGTTTTGACCTTCTACAAAAGGGAAACGGAAGCCGAGTTTAGAAGTGAGCTATTAGAGATCAACAAGCAGCGGGAACTAGCTACAAGAATGCAGCAAAAGATCATTGAAGGGGTTGAAGTTACTCCAGATGAAGTGCGGTCTTATTTTGAATCTATTCCCAAGGATGAACTTCCTGTATTTGGAGATGAGGTAGAGATCGCACAAATAGTTATTAAACCTGAAATACCGCAAAGCGAGAAACAAAAGATTATTGCACGCCTTCATGAAATGAGGGAAGATGTGATAGATAATGGAGCAAGTTTTAATACCAAGGCAGTATTATATTCTCAGGATCCTGGTTCAAGTAAGGATGGTGGAAGAATGATCATTTCACGTAAGGACGGGTTGGATAAGGATTTTAAGGATACCGCCTTCAGCCTTCAGGAAGGGGAAATAAGCGAGCCGTTTGAATCTCAGTTTGGTTTTCACATTATTAAAGTTGATAGGGTAATTGGTCAAAATCTTGAAATCAGACATATTTTGCTTATTCCTGATGTTACCCAAGCAACCATGGATAAAGCCAGAAAACAATTGGACAGTCTGCGCAACAGGATAATTGCCAAGGAGATCACTTTTGCTGAAGCTGCCAAAAAGTATTCTGATGAAGAAGAAACTGCTGCCAATAGCGGAAGATTGATAAATCCTACTACAGGAGATACGAGATTGGAATTAACCAAAACTCCCCCGGAGATCTATGACCAGGTAGTTAATTTAAAAGAAGGGGAAGTATCTCTTATTCTTACTGACCAGGATCGTACGGGTAGGGCCTTTTTCAAGATCATTACAGTAAACAAAAGGTTCAGGGAACATACGGCAGATTTTGCGCAGGATTACATGAAGATCCAGGATCTTGCATTGCGTTCTAAACAAATGGATGTTATAGAGAAATGGCAAAAGGAAAAAATTTCTGACACCTATATAAAAATTAACGGGAAATACCGGAATTGCGAGTTTTCCAGCAATTGGTTAAAAAAATAA